From the Endozoicomonas sp. Mp262 genome, the window CTCGCTGCTCAAAGGCATAGTGAAGCAACCAGTCCACAATATTGATGACATGCTGGTCATTGGCTTCCAGGGTCTTGATGCCACCAATCTCCAGCATTTGCTCAAGGTTGCTAATACCCGAAACGCTATCCTGCTGAACATTAGCGCCCTCCACAGAACGGGCCAGCTTATAAAACTCAAGGGTGTATCGGCGAATATCTGCGGGGCTGGCAATCACCGGTTTAATGTCTTTCCGGTTAACATGCCTGAGATTTTCTTCCCAGCCCCGTTGCCAGGGTTGGGAGGTTGCTACAACAATCTGCTCCCCATTAACCTCAACTGCCAGGATGCCGTGTCTTTGGGCATAGGCTTCAGACATCACTGAAGTCACCCTGTTAACATCGATTTTCAGGGGATCAATCACATAAAACGGCAATCCTGTTTTCTCTGCAACCCACCGGGATAATTTTTCCAGCCCCAGGGACGTGGAGCCATCCCCTGAGGAATCTCTCAGATTCAGGCTTTCCAGGTATTCAAGAGGATGTTGCGAGGACTTATCGGAGATATGGTTTCTGGCAAGCACCTTAGCCGCATCTTCCCTTGCCAGCAGTTTACTTTCCACCAAACCCGCAACCAGTGATGACAGGTCTTGTATTGGATAATGGGCAGGTGTATCCAAAGGTCCTCCAGCTATCTTATTCTTATTGTATTACTTCCCAGTATAGTTAAGCAGCTCAAAGCCCCGCTCTGCCTTGCTTTTATCGGAGGGTGTCAAGTGCACATCCCTGGAAATCTGTTCCGCCATCCGTATCAGGGCCTGTTCACTGCCTTCCAGTAGTTCCAGTTCCAGCTCACAGATCACCGACTGGCGACCTTTCGCCTGAACATGACCGCGATCAAAGGCAGCCTCAATTCTGGCATAGGGCTCATCCCATACCAGGTTCCAGCGGGTACGCCGAAAGTCTGTGGCAAACAGGGGTGTTAAGCTGTCATAGGCGATTCCTTCAAGGGCTTCCAGCTGTAATGCCTCCAGCAGAGAAAAATCCAGTTCCCTGCTGGTCAGGGGCCATTCCCACTCCCCCCGGGTTGACAGGCCATTAATACTATGGCCCCGGGTTTTCAATGTCTGAAAATAGAGACCTTCTTTTTCTCTGACCCTCAAGGCAACCCGGGCTTTATTTAAAGCCCGGTCAGGCGTATCAAAATAGGTATTACCCAAATGAAAGCTGTCTGGCCTTTCGATAGCATGTTGATTCCAAAAAGAAAGTGTCAGCAGTTTTGCAATGTCATGTTCCGATACAGACAGCTTTAATTCTGTTTCCTGGCTCATCAGGTTACTCTTAATCAATTAGGTAGAAACAATAAATTATAATATTTGCTGTCTGTTAAATTCCTCTATAATTTCCGCTCAGCCAAACGGATTGTAACTATGCCAACCCGTAATCTATTGTCCAGTGTTTTTGGCCGCTCACCCATTGGCCCTATACAGAAACATATTACCACTGTGCATGAATGCGCCATGTATCTGGAGCCCTTTATTGAAGCCACATTTACTGATGATTGGGAGAAAGCGCTAACAATTCAACAAAAAATCATTGAGTTAGAACACAAGGCTGATGATATTAAAAGGAGTGTCCGCTTATCCTTACCCAAGAGCCTGTTTCTTCCTGTGCCCCGCACTGATTTGCTGGAGATTGTCACTATTCAGGACAAGGTGGCCAATCGGGCCAAAGATATTGCCGGAATAATTATCGGCCGTAAAATGAGGATTCCCGAAGAAATGCGTTCCGCCTTCCTGGAGTACGTGCGACGTTCAATTGCCACCTCAGCTCAGGCGTCCCGGGCAATGAACGAGCTTGACGAACTGCTCGAGACCGGATTTAGTGGGCGGGAGGTTGACCTGGTAGAACGACTGATTGAAGAGCTTGATGCCATTGAGAGTGAAACCGATGAACTTCAGATCCAGATCAGGCGAACGCTTTTCCGTCTCGAACAAAGCCTTCCCCCAATCGATGTGATGTTCCTGTATCAAATCATTGACTGGGTAGGCGATCTTGCAGACCGGGCCTCCCGTGTTGGAAGCCACCTGCAACTATTACTTGCCCGTTAGTTTCCGAGTACTAATCCATGAGCATTATCGCTGAATACGGAACGGTATTGCTGGTCCTGGCCTGCATCTTTGGTTTTTTTATGGCCTGGGGTGTGGGAGCCAATGACGTAGCAAATGCCATGGGAACCTCCGTAGGTTCCAAAGCACTGACCATCAAACAGGCCATTATCATTGCCATTACCCTGGAGTTTGCCGGAGCCTATCTGGCAGGAGGATCTGTCACAGACACTATTAGAAAGGGCATCATTGACCCGGGAATGCCCGAGTTAGTAGCGAACCCTGAACTGTTAGTCTACGGCATGCTGGCGGCCTTACTGGCGGCGGGAGCCTGGCTACTGGTGGCCACACACTATGGCTGGCCTGTTTCCACCACACACTCTATTGTGGGAGCTATTGTGGGCTTTGCCTCTGTGGGCATTTCTCCCAGTGCGGTTAGCTGGGGTAAAGTATCATCCATTGTGGCCAGTTGGGTGGTTTCACCGGTTATCTCGGGTTTTTTGGCGTTTCTGATCTTTATCAGCGTCCAGAAATTGATTCTGGATACAGAAGAACCCTTCAAAAATGCCAAAAAATATGTGCCGGGTTACATGTTCCTGGTGGGCTTTATGATCGCCATGGTCACCCTGACCAAAGGATTAAGTCATATAGGACTATCCCTGAGCACTAACGAAAGCCTCTTGCTCGCCCTATTGGTTGGCGTAGCCGTCATGCTTGCAGGTAAATTTTCCCTATCTAAAATCCAGGAAGATATCCAGGCTGATAAAAAATTTCATTTTTCCAGTGTTGAAAAAGTCTTTGGGGTTATGATGATCTTTACTGCCTGCTCCATGGCTTTTGCCCATGGTTCCAATGATGTAGCCAATGCCGTTGGCCCCTTGGCCGCCATTGCCAGTATTATCAGCAGTGGCGGTGAAATTGCCGGCAAGACAGCCATGCCCGCCTGGGTTCTGTTACTGGGAGCAGCCGGTATAGTGGTTGGTCTTGCTACCTACGGCTATCGAGTCATGGCTACCATTGGCACTCATATTACCGAGTTGACCCCCAGCCGGGGCTTTGCCGCTGAGTTATCTGCGGCTTCGACGGTTGTGCTTGCTTCTGGTACAGGACTGCCCATTTCAACAACCCACACCCTGGTGGGTGCAGTGCTGGGAGTAGGCATGGCTCGAGGGATTGGCGCCCTCAATCTAAGAGTGATTGGCGCTATATTTATGTCCTGGTTAATCACCCTTCCAGCGGGGGCTATTTTCGCAATTGTTTTCTTTCATATCTTGAAGGCCGTGTTTGGCTAAATTTATAAAGGATTCCGGAGTTCTTCAGGAAACCAAAGAACTCCGGAGAGGCAAGGAACTCGATAATAAGTACCCAGCCTGATGAAATCCTATATTTCTGACTACTTGCTCAGATGTGCTGCTTCGTTGCAACTCTGGTTACATAGGCCAACTATGCGCCCGCCATTGCGCCTTGCATCACACCTAATCAATCAGCCAGAAATATAGGATTTCATCAGGCTGGGTACTTAAAGATTATTAATTATTTTGACTATTGATTGCTTCCCTTGCCTGGTAATTCTTCTGAAACTCCTTAAATGCTTTCGCCACATGATCATCACTTAAGGTTCTACTTTTCTTTATCTCTCTTCCGTCAGCTTCATTATCGGCGTCTAAATGCTTAAGTCTTTTTTCCTCCGCACGACCTACTGAAGAACTAACCTGTGAAGAGCTATCACATGTATTATCAGTTTTTGATCTTTTCCTTATACCAGAAGATACCTTTTGATAGTCAGCAGTGGAGGAAACCTGATTTTGATCTTCTTTACAATCCTGATCACTTAGCTCAGGTTCTTGAAGGGGAGGAAGGTTTGGAATCCATTTCGGTTTTTTTAATCTGCAATGTGATTGCAATACTTTGTTGACCAGAACATACTCATCACTACCTTTATCATGCTCATCTCTGTATGCTTTAATGAGCCTAACTTCTTGACGAAAATTATTTCCTGTCTTCTCTGTGATATTATTATAAAAATCACACTGCCGGTCTAAAGGTATCCATAGCTCTTTTTCCCTGCTCTCCTTACTAAACTTCACTTTGGCAAAACCACTTTCACCACCCGTAATAGTACTAACCCTTCCACTCCTTATTAATACTGGAGTCACCTTTCCTTCATCGAAGGAAAACTCTATTTCACCATACCTGCACCTCTTACTATTACTTACTTTGAACTCGGCAAACACTCTATTATAAGCAACATATAAAAACTTAATAGTCACCCCGCCAAAGCTTTTATCATCAAAACTTACCAACTTTCGAACAACCTGGTATTGCGAATAATCGTCACCTTCTCCTATTAGAAACAGACCATGAAAGTGGCCCTCCTCTCCTTCATCTGCAAATGTACCCAATGAAAAATAATTTTCCACAGCATACCCACTTAAAACAACCATCATGCTTATTAAAAATAATAAAATTCGAGAAAAAGTATGATAGTTTAATAATTTTATAAGTCTCATCAAACAAACCAATAGATAAAAAAACACCACCAAGACTGCTAACGATCAACACCTACTAGATTAAGACAACTGGATTAACAGAGTGATTATAGGCTAAAAAAAAGCAGATTAGTTCAGAAAGTATTTAAATAACTTCTCTAGTTATTAATGACATTAATTATATCTACAACCTTCATCACATTGCTTAAACTGAAGTAGAGACATAAAAAATTTAAACTAAGAATAGCCATTAACCTGAATCCGTGAGTTCACTGTAGCCCAACTCCTCTGGATCAACCACAAAACGTAAGTTCCAAGTTAAAATGCACCCACTCTAATTTTC encodes:
- a CDS encoding inorganic phosphate transporter, which gives rise to MSIIAEYGTVLLVLACIFGFFMAWGVGANDVANAMGTSVGSKALTIKQAIIIAITLEFAGAYLAGGSVTDTIRKGIIDPGMPELVANPELLVYGMLAALLAAGAWLLVATHYGWPVSTTHSIVGAIVGFASVGISPSAVSWGKVSSIVASWVVSPVISGFLAFLIFISVQKLILDTEEPFKNAKKYVPGYMFLVGFMIAMVTLTKGLSHIGLSLSTNESLLLALLVGVAVMLAGKFSLSKIQEDIQADKKFHFSSVEKVFGVMMIFTACSMAFAHGSNDVANAVGPLAAIASIISSGGEIAGKTAMPAWVLLLGAAGIVVGLATYGYRVMATIGTHITELTPSRGFAAELSAASTVVLASGTGLPISTTHTLVGAVLGVGMARGIGALNLRVIGAIFMSWLITLPAGAIFAIVFFHILKAVFG
- a CDS encoding CYTH domain-containing protein; the encoded protein is MSQETELKLSVSEHDIAKLLTLSFWNQHAIERPDSFHLGNTYFDTPDRALNKARVALRVREKEGLYFQTLKTRGHSINGLSTRGEWEWPLTSRELDFSLLEALQLEALEGIAYDSLTPLFATDFRRTRWNLVWDEPYARIEAAFDRGHVQAKGRQSVICELELELLEGSEQALIRMAEQISRDVHLTPSDKSKAERGFELLNYTGK
- a CDS encoding TIGR00153 family protein, yielding MPTRNLLSSVFGRSPIGPIQKHITTVHECAMYLEPFIEATFTDDWEKALTIQQKIIELEHKADDIKRSVRLSLPKSLFLPVPRTDLLEIVTIQDKVANRAKDIAGIIIGRKMRIPEEMRSAFLEYVRRSIATSAQASRAMNELDELLETGFSGREVDLVERLIEELDAIESETDELQIQIRRTLFRLEQSLPPIDVMFLYQIIDWVGDLADRASRVGSHLQLLLAR